The genomic segment CTGCGCTGAAGCCGCCGACAATCGATGACATGCGGCAGCAGCTTGTTGCGGCCATCGCGGTTTCTGACTCGGATCTTCGAGCCTTAGCGCAACAACGGGCCGATCAGTTACGCGGACAGTTTACCGGTGAGGGGAAGCTTGCCGTCGAACGTGTGTTCTTGACTGAAGTCGATCTGGCGGCCTCGGATCACGACAGGGTCAGAAGTCGATTGAATATCACGGCTGGACAGTAAGCCGTTGCTCCCCCTTGCACTTGATCTTTGAGAGACAGTATCGTAGAGCCGTTCTGTGAGTCGGCCGGCGTTTTGTGTAACCACGGAGGATATCATGGCAATTCGATTAGGCGATGAGGCACCGAATTTTACGGCAGAGACCACCGAAGGGACCATTAACTTTCATGAGTGGCTGGGCGGCGGGTGGGGGATTCTCTTCTCGCATCCGAAGGACTATACCCCGGTTTGCACCACCGAGTTGGGAACCGTGGCCAAGATTACGCCCGAGTTCAAGAAGCGCGGCGTAAAAGTCATCGCGGTGAGCGTCGATCCCCTGGATTCCCACAAGGGCTGGATCAACGATATCAATGAGACGCAGCACACCACGATGAACTATCCCATCATTGCGGATCCGGATAAGAAGGTCGCGACGCTCTACGACATGATCCACCCCAATGCGCTGGATAACATGACCGTCCGTTCAGTCTTCATCGTTGGGCCGGATAGAAAGGTCAAGCTTACCTTGACCTATCCAGCTTCATGTGGCCGGAATTTTGATGAGTTGATGCGAGTGATCGATTCGCTCCAGTTGACCTCGAAGTTCAAAGTCGCCACGCCAGCCAACTGGAAGGACGGCGAAGATTGCATCATCACCCCGGCTGTGAACGATGCTGAGGCGAAGACGCTGTTCCCCAAGGGCTTCAAGACCGTAAAGCCCTATCTGCGTTATACGCCACAGCCGAACAAGTAAGCAGGAAGTAAGTAGGATCGAAGAGCGGGAGAGGCCTGAGGCTTCTCCCGCTCTTTGTCTATGTCCCTTTGGAGCGCTGTCAGGCTCGGTCTTAGACCAGCAGCAACCCAGCGGATCGAACCTTCTTCCATGAGGTACTGCTCAGGAAGGTCTCGAAATCCTTTGCGGTTCCTGGAAAGGTTGCCTTCGTGTCCCGGAGGAGGGGATAGGGAGATGAGGGGGCGCTGTGAGGTGTTGATCGCTGAATCAGATCGTCCAGCCACTGGGCCTGCTGCAGGGGGAGCGTCACGGCGTGATCGCTGGTCCGTCCCGGCAGAATGAGTTTCGTTCTTCTTCCGACCGACTCACAGACTGGTTGCCCGCCTAGCCAAACGAACCGCCGCTCTGCTCCTGGATCATCTTCAACAACTCGGCTCTTGAGGAGACGCTGCACCCACGTGGAGGAGACGCGTGGCTTAGGTGTGGCATGGTCGAACCATTGGCGGACATCAAGAGCAAGGCCTTTTCCTTCCAAGTAATTCAGCATCGATCGCCGCAGTCCTTCACCGAGCCAGTCTGGCGTCTTGCCCTCTCGATCCTCATGCTGAAGGTCATTTTCCGCGAAACCCTGAAACTTCGGTCCGAGGATACGCAGACCATGGGCAGCTGGTTTGAGTCCAATCGGACTGTGAGCCGTCGCGGTGAACCGATGCCAGAAGGCGGATTGCATGAGGTCTGCCGCGACCAATTGACGGACTCGCTCCAGCGAGTCTACGGTTTCTTGGACAGTCTCGGAGGGGCAGCCGTACATGAGATAGGCATGGATCAGGATGCCCGCATCTTTGAAGGCGGCTGCGACAAGCGCCGTCTGATCGACAGTAATCCCTTTCTTGATCTTCTCCAGCAACCGGTCGGAGGCGGCTTCGAGTCCTGCCGTCACCGCAATGCAACCGGAGGCAGCCAGGAGACGGCA from the Nitrospirota bacterium genome contains:
- a CDS encoding peroxiredoxin, coding for MAIRLGDEAPNFTAETTEGTINFHEWLGGGWGILFSHPKDYTPVCTTELGTVAKITPEFKKRGVKVIAVSVDPLDSHKGWINDINETQHTTMNYPIIADPDKKVATLYDMIHPNALDNMTVRSVFIVGPDRKVKLTLTYPASCGRNFDELMRVIDSLQLTSKFKVATPANWKDGEDCIITPAVNDAEAKTLFPKGFKTVKPYLRYTPQPNK